The Microbacterium sp. KUDC0406 genome includes a window with the following:
- a CDS encoding TadE/TadG family type IV pilus assembly protein, translating to MRTQERSPADERGSSPVEFVLVGALLTALTLAVLQLGFAVYVRNVVHDAAVEGAHYAALADTSLRAGAARTEQVIARAVGTGFAEDVAVGESGRLGHPTVVVRVRATLPVIGLIGIPYAMEVEAHAPVETLGDG from the coding sequence GTGCGGACGCAGGAGCGGTCGCCGGCGGACGAGCGCGGGTCGAGTCCCGTCGAGTTCGTGCTCGTCGGTGCGCTGCTGACCGCGCTGACGCTCGCCGTCCTGCAGCTGGGTTTCGCCGTGTACGTGCGCAACGTCGTGCATGACGCGGCCGTCGAGGGCGCGCACTACGCCGCACTCGCCGACACCTCGCTTCGCGCGGGAGCGGCGCGCACGGAACAGGTGATCGCGCGGGCGGTCGGCACCGGCTTCGCGGAGGACGTCGCGGTCGGCGAGAGCGGACGCCTCGGGCATCCGACCGTCGTCGTGCGCGTGCGCGCCACCCTGCCGGTGATCGGCCTGATCGGCATCCCGTACGCGATGGAGGTGGAAGCGCATGCGCCGGTGGAGACCCTGGGCGACGGATGA
- a CDS encoding TadE family protein translates to MRRWRPWATDDEGSAALEFITAGILLLVPLVYLVIALGSVQEQTLGAEAAARHTARAIGQAPDSSAATARADAVLASVREEYGMDDVDVALNCVPAGGPCPRAGATVVVTVSTRLTLPFMPPIAGLDEITAIPIEASAAQKTSRLWGAQ, encoded by the coding sequence ATGCGCCGGTGGAGACCCTGGGCGACGGATGATGAGGGATCGGCAGCCCTCGAGTTCATCACCGCGGGCATCCTGCTGCTCGTCCCGCTGGTGTACCTGGTGATCGCCCTGGGCTCCGTGCAGGAGCAGACGCTCGGCGCGGAGGCGGCAGCCAGGCACACAGCACGCGCCATCGGCCAGGCACCCGACTCCTCGGCGGCCACGGCGCGCGCCGATGCGGTGCTGGCCAGCGTACGGGAGGAGTACGGCATGGACGACGTCGACGTCGCGCTGAACTGCGTGCCGGCGGGCGGCCCCTGTCCCCGCGCCGGGGCGACCGTCGTCGTGACGGTGTCGACGCGTCTGACCCTGCCGTTCATGCCGCCGATCGCCGGGCTCGACGAGATCACGGCGATTCCCATCGAGGCGTCGGCCGCTCAGAAGACCTCCCGGCTGTGGGGTGCGCAGTGA
- a CDS encoding pilus assembly protein TadG-related protein has protein sequence MSRTACIRRALAEDEDGSILPLILGYTLLAIAVLFVCVCATDLYIAQKRLDALADAAALAGADGFSLTAEGDGVRAELTDDLIREQAAAIVAATAPDAALVSASSPDGVSARVTVAAAWHPPLFSPFVPDGVPLEATATSRTALQ, from the coding sequence GTGAGCCGCACGGCCTGCATCCGCCGCGCCCTCGCCGAAGACGAGGACGGCAGCATCCTCCCGCTCATCCTGGGCTACACGCTGCTCGCGATCGCCGTGCTCTTCGTCTGCGTCTGCGCGACCGACTTGTACATCGCGCAGAAGCGACTCGACGCTCTCGCCGACGCCGCCGCGCTCGCCGGTGCCGACGGCTTCAGCCTGACCGCCGAGGGCGATGGTGTGCGTGCGGAACTGACGGACGATCTCATCCGCGAGCAGGCCGCGGCGATCGTCGCGGCGACGGCGCCGGATGCCGCACTCGTGTCGGCCTCCAGCCCGGACGGGGTCTCGGCTCGCGTCACGGTGGCTGCGGCGTGGCATCCGCCACTGTTCTCGCCTTTCGTCCCCGACGGTGTCCCCCTGGAGGCGACGGCGACGAGCCGCACGGCTCTGCAGTGA
- a CDS encoding MFS transporter encodes MVYAPTLLFSLGEGAVIPLIPVIASRLGADVAFAALVASALVVGQLCGNLPAGWAVAKLGERWTMVIAGIVSMGAAAGMLLSPVLWGFTASVFLLGFCAAAFGLARHAFMTTRVPLEFRARALSLLGGSYRLGVFIGPFVAAGLLGVFRTEYAAIWFFLVCLIAMVVLVTFGPDPEKEFAPLPVADSRMLEDTGEAVTGSIPTAAGGVFRTMWENRGVLGRLGLAAAALSAVRSTRQVVLPLWGVSLGLDAQTIALVVGVSGAIDFALFYASGQVMDRFGRLWAAMPAMILMGCGFLVLSLTHDLDSATLWFGMLAAVLGVGNGLSSGILLTLGADTAPQRDPAAYLGSWRTLTDAGGAIAPLLVSAITALFALPLAAAAMGVVGLLGAAGFIRWIPRFVPRPTD; translated from the coding sequence ATGGTGTACGCGCCGACGCTGCTGTTCTCGCTGGGCGAGGGCGCCGTGATCCCCCTCATCCCGGTCATCGCCTCCCGGCTGGGCGCCGACGTCGCGTTCGCAGCTCTGGTCGCCTCCGCGCTGGTCGTCGGTCAGCTCTGCGGCAATCTTCCGGCCGGCTGGGCCGTCGCGAAGCTCGGCGAGCGGTGGACCATGGTGATCGCCGGCATCGTGTCGATGGGCGCCGCCGCGGGGATGCTGCTGTCGCCCGTGCTGTGGGGATTCACGGCATCCGTGTTCCTGCTGGGCTTCTGCGCTGCGGCGTTCGGGCTGGCCAGGCACGCGTTCATGACGACGCGGGTGCCACTGGAGTTCCGGGCGAGGGCGCTGTCCCTGCTGGGCGGCAGTTACCGGCTCGGCGTCTTCATCGGTCCTTTCGTCGCCGCTGGCCTGCTGGGAGTGTTCCGCACCGAGTACGCCGCGATCTGGTTCTTCCTCGTCTGCCTCATCGCGATGGTCGTGCTGGTCACGTTCGGCCCGGATCCGGAGAAGGAGTTCGCCCCGCTTCCGGTGGCGGATTCGCGGATGCTCGAGGACACCGGCGAGGCCGTGACCGGCTCGATTCCCACGGCGGCCGGCGGCGTCTTCCGCACGATGTGGGAGAACCGCGGCGTGCTGGGTCGTCTCGGGCTCGCCGCGGCCGCCCTGTCGGCCGTCCGATCCACACGTCAGGTGGTGCTGCCGCTGTGGGGTGTGTCGCTCGGCCTGGACGCGCAGACGATCGCGCTGGTGGTCGGCGTCTCGGGAGCGATCGACTTCGCGCTGTTCTACGCCAGCGGGCAGGTGATGGACCGGTTCGGCCGACTGTGGGCGGCGATGCCCGCGATGATCCTGATGGGCTGCGGGTTCCTCGTGCTCTCGCTGACCCACGACCTGGACTCCGCGACGCTGTGGTTCGGCATGCTGGCGGCGGTGCTCGGCGTGGGCAACGGCCTCTCCAGCGGCATCCTGCTGACGCTCGGCGCTGACACCGCTCCGCAGCGCGACCCAGCGGCGTATCTCGGCTCGTGGCGCACGCTGACGGATGCCGGCGGTGCGATCGCCCCGCTGCTGGTGTCGGCGATCACTGCGCTGTTCGCGCTGCCGCTCGCGGCGGCCGCGATGGGGGTGGTCGGCCTGCTCGGCGCTGCCGGCTTCATCCGGTGGATCCCGCGGTTCGTGCCGCGACCGACGGATTAG
- a CDS encoding endo alpha-1,4 polygalactosaminidase, whose protein sequence is MCSPTVRARLSCAALLAVAVALAGCTSAAPTDLLPAGGVDYQLGTPYDAPSGTAIVARDRLAPPEPDTFSICYINAFQTQPGELGDWPADTLLRSDGETVRDPDWPDEVLLDLGDAGARHLVVEHVGGWIRGCGERGFDAVELDNLDSFTRSGGAFDADAAVQTATTLVGVAHDAGLLAGQKNAAEHSSRMREEAGFDFAIAEECAAFEECSAYADVYGENVIDIEYPDTQGDFPGTCAAGILPERTVLRDRLLVAPGEKGYLLERC, encoded by the coding sequence GTGTGCTCCCCTACGGTCCGTGCCCGGCTCAGCTGCGCGGCGCTGCTGGCCGTGGCGGTCGCCCTGGCCGGGTGCACGTCGGCCGCACCGACGGATCTTCTGCCTGCTGGCGGCGTCGACTACCAGCTCGGCACACCGTACGACGCGCCGTCGGGCACGGCGATCGTCGCCAGAGACCGACTTGCCCCTCCGGAACCCGACACGTTCTCGATCTGCTACATCAACGCCTTCCAGACCCAGCCCGGCGAGCTCGGGGACTGGCCGGCCGATACTCTGCTGCGGTCCGATGGAGAGACCGTGCGTGATCCGGACTGGCCGGACGAAGTCCTCCTCGACCTCGGCGACGCCGGTGCACGGCACCTCGTCGTCGAACACGTCGGCGGCTGGATCCGGGGCTGCGGCGAGCGCGGATTCGACGCCGTGGAGCTGGACAACCTCGACAGCTTCACCCGTTCGGGCGGGGCGTTCGACGCCGACGCGGCGGTGCAGACGGCGACGACACTGGTCGGCGTGGCGCACGATGCGGGACTGCTGGCCGGGCAGAAGAACGCCGCCGAGCACTCGTCTCGGATGCGCGAGGAGGCCGGATTCGACTTCGCGATCGCCGAGGAGTGCGCGGCCTTCGAGGAGTGCTCCGCCTACGCCGACGTCTACGGCGAGAACGTGATCGACATCGAGTATCCGGACACACAGGGCGACTTCCCCGGCACCTGCGCCGCGGGCATCCTCCCCGAGCGCACGGTGCTGCGCGATCGCCTGCTCGTCGCCCCCGGCGAGAAGGGCTACCTGCTCGAGCGCTGCTGA
- the prfB gene encoding peptide chain release factor 2 gives MLELDLSADIQALRLTFGDIREVVDVSRLRDEIARLSDEAGAPDLWDDTERAQKVTSALSHRQSELARIEGIAQRLDDLEVLVDLANEMGDEDSAQEARAELAVLTDTINQLEVQTLLDGEYDERAAIVTIRSGAGGDDATDFAEMLMRMYLRWAERHKYPVKVMDTSYAEGAGIKSATFEIDAPYAFGTVSVEAGTHRLARISPFGSADKRQTSFAAVEVIPLMEEATEVDIPEGDIRVDVFRSSGPGGQSVNTTDSAVRITHIPTGIVVSMQNEKSQIQNRAAAMRVLQTRLLLLQKEEEAAKKKELAGNITASWGDQMRSYFLYGQQLVKDLRTGYESGNPANVFDGDLDGFISAGIRWRKRRDDDD, from the coding sequence ATGCTCGAACTCGATCTCTCCGCCGACATCCAGGCCCTGCGACTCACCTTCGGCGACATCCGTGAGGTCGTCGACGTCTCCCGACTGCGCGACGAGATCGCGCGACTCAGCGACGAGGCCGGCGCCCCCGACCTCTGGGACGACACCGAGCGCGCCCAGAAGGTCACCAGCGCGCTCAGCCACCGGCAGTCCGAACTCGCGCGCATCGAGGGCATCGCCCAGCGGCTCGACGACCTCGAGGTGCTCGTCGACCTCGCCAACGAGATGGGCGACGAGGACTCCGCACAGGAGGCCCGTGCCGAGCTCGCGGTGCTGACCGACACGATCAACCAGCTCGAGGTGCAGACGCTGCTCGACGGCGAGTACGACGAGCGCGCCGCGATCGTGACGATCCGCTCCGGCGCCGGCGGCGACGACGCCACCGACTTCGCCGAGATGCTCATGCGCATGTACCTGCGCTGGGCCGAGAGGCACAAGTACCCCGTCAAGGTGATGGACACCTCCTACGCCGAGGGCGCCGGCATCAAGTCCGCGACCTTCGAGATCGACGCGCCCTACGCCTTCGGCACCGTCTCGGTCGAGGCCGGCACGCACCGCCTGGCGCGGATCAGCCCGTTCGGCTCCGCCGACAAGCGCCAGACCTCCTTCGCCGCGGTCGAGGTCATCCCGCTCATGGAGGAGGCCACCGAGGTGGACATCCCCGAGGGCGACATCCGCGTCGACGTGTTCCGCTCGTCCGGTCCCGGCGGCCAGTCCGTCAACACCACCGACTCGGCGGTGCGCATCACGCACATCCCGACCGGCATCGTCGTCTCGATGCAGAACGAGAAGTCGCAGATCCAGAACCGCGCCGCCGCCATGCGCGTGCTGCAGACCCGCCTCCTGCTGCTGCAGAAGGAGGAGGAGGCCGCGAAGAAGAAGGAGCTCGCGGGCAACATCACGGCCAGCTGGGGCGACCAGATGCGCTCCTACTTCCTCTACGGACAGCAGCTGGTCAAGGACCTGCGCACCGGCTACGAGTCCGGCAACCCGGCGAACGTCTTCGACGGCGACCTCGACGGCTTCATCTCGGCCGGCATCCGGTGGCGCAAGCGTCGCGACGACGACGACTGA
- a CDS encoding DUF2510 domain-containing protein codes for MSIPAGWYDDGSGRQRWWDGAQWTDQFAPEQFEGGAPTSAASPEQTLSAELAAAGVPEAAGQPGPGVTADGYPVAGQAPGAAYPGAYTPSAYPVGGVPGDGAPKKKVSVLSWIAFGVALLGLLLCWIPFVGAFLPFVGLVLSIIALFLKGAKWPGIVGLVAAVIGLIVSILIIVGIVYLANNARTYEGSSSSSSDTQDESTDSSTSGERPSADEVATGIRTIAEATASSESFTDSQLQCFGEEFVASDIPDDVLQVIASGEPALSDAEALSAFGQELMDAAPTCALR; via the coding sequence ATGAGCATTCCCGCAGGTTGGTACGACGACGGCTCCGGCCGGCAGCGCTGGTGGGACGGTGCCCAGTGGACCGACCAGTTCGCACCGGAGCAGTTCGAAGGCGGGGCGCCGACATCGGCGGCCTCGCCGGAGCAGACGCTGTCGGCGGAGCTCGCGGCGGCCGGCGTGCCCGAGGCCGCCGGGCAGCCGGGACCGGGCGTCACCGCAGACGGGTACCCGGTTGCAGGCCAGGCACCAGGAGCGGCGTATCCCGGCGCCTACACGCCGAGCGCCTACCCGGTCGGCGGCGTCCCCGGTGACGGCGCCCCGAAGAAGAAGGTGTCGGTGCTCTCCTGGATCGCCTTCGGTGTCGCTCTGCTGGGTCTGCTGCTGTGCTGGATCCCGTTCGTCGGCGCATTCCTGCCGTTCGTGGGCCTCGTCCTCTCGATCATCGCGCTGTTCCTGAAGGGCGCCAAGTGGCCGGGCATCGTGGGGCTGGTGGCCGCCGTGATCGGACTCATCGTCTCGATCCTGATCATCGTCGGCATCGTCTATCTCGCGAACAACGCCCGCACCTACGAGGGCTCGTCGAGCAGCTCCTCCGACACCCAGGATGAGAGCACCGACTCGTCGACTTCGGGTGAGCGCCCCAGCGCCGACGAGGTCGCGACGGGCATCCGGACGATCGCCGAGGCGACCGCCAGCTCCGAAAGCTTCACCGACTCCCAGCTGCAGTGCTTCGGCGAGGAGTTCGTCGCGTCGGACATCCCAGACGATGTGCTGCAGGTGATCGCCTCGGGCGAGCCGGCCCTCAGCGATGCAGAGGCCCTGTCCGCCTTCGGCCAGGAGCTGATGGACGCGGCGCCGACCTGCGCTCTGCGCTGA
- the ftsE gene encoding cell division ATP-binding protein FtsE: MIRFENVTKRYRGTKRPALDEVDFEVERGEFVFLVGASGSGKSTCLRLILREDVPTTGRVAVLGRDLRSLANRKVPYFRRNIGSVFQDFRLLPSKTVYQNVAFSLQVIGSSRGFIQQAVPEALALVGLAGKEKRMPHELSGGEQQRVAIARALVNRPQVLLADEPTGNLDPATSVGIMQLLARVNAGGTTVLMATHEAGFVDQMQRRVIELKDGVMIRDETGGGYGDTSNIPRLTPEVLRGAAATAALTAVQEVQRQTEAVPVVVPDASEAPPAPLPAPEPAPAADAAPPQSAASEPTAPALPPDGHQPRTHPIVLPEVDVAELGVADRLGLSDDDDEEVGPTS, encoded by the coding sequence ATGATCCGATTCGAGAACGTCACCAAACGGTACCGCGGCACCAAGCGTCCCGCCCTGGACGAGGTCGACTTCGAGGTGGAGCGGGGCGAGTTCGTCTTCCTCGTGGGCGCCTCGGGGTCGGGCAAGTCCACCTGCCTCCGCCTCATCCTGCGCGAGGACGTGCCCACCACGGGCCGCGTCGCCGTGCTGGGCCGGGACCTGCGATCGCTCGCCAACCGCAAGGTGCCCTACTTCCGGCGCAACATCGGTTCGGTGTTCCAGGACTTCCGCCTGCTGCCGTCGAAGACCGTCTACCAGAACGTCGCCTTCTCGCTGCAGGTGATCGGCTCCTCGCGCGGATTCATCCAGCAGGCGGTCCCCGAGGCGCTCGCGCTGGTGGGCCTCGCCGGCAAGGAGAAGCGGATGCCGCACGAGCTCTCCGGCGGCGAGCAGCAGCGTGTCGCGATCGCCCGCGCGCTGGTCAACCGGCCGCAGGTCCTGCTCGCGGACGAGCCCACCGGAAACCTCGACCCGGCCACATCCGTCGGCATCATGCAGCTTCTCGCTCGGGTGAACGCGGGCGGCACCACGGTGCTGATGGCCACCCACGAGGCCGGATTCGTCGACCAGATGCAGCGTCGCGTCATCGAGCTGAAGGACGGCGTGATGATCCGTGACGAGACCGGCGGCGGATACGGCGACACCTCGAACATCCCGCGGCTCACGCCCGAGGTGCTGCGCGGTGCGGCCGCGACGGCCGCGCTCACGGCGGTGCAGGAGGTGCAGCGGCAGACCGAGGCGGTCCCCGTGGTCGTGCCGGATGCCTCGGAGGCCCCGCCCGCGCCGCTCCCGGCACCGGAACCGGCGCCGGCTGCCGATGCGGCACCGCCGCAGTCCGCCGCATCGGAGCCCACGGCACCCGCGCTCCCACCCGACGGGCACCAGCCCCGCACGCATCCGATCGTCCTGCCCGAGGTCGACGTCGCCGAGCTCGGCGTCGCCGACCGACTCGGGCTGAGTGACGACGACGACGAGGAAGTGGGACCCACCTCGTGA
- the ftsX gene encoding permease-like cell division protein FtsX, which yields MNFGLILKEALGGLRRNLSMVISVILVTFVSLTFVGAAILMQTQISTMKAFWGERAEVTVYLCSPLSTTDGCSAGAASQDQIDAVKAQLEGDALKPLISELRFETKEEAFKDFVDQFGQEQADVYGVDAMSESFRVTLKDPSKSDVITEAVGGMSGVDEVNDQRKLLDPLFSALTVATYIAVGIAVLMLIAAVLLIATTIRLSAYARRKEIGIMRLVGASNRAIQTPFVLEGVFSAFIGSVLAGIAVLAGVKFGVEGYLAERVPFMRPLVDMQDAIFVVPVLIGIGVLLAALSAGFAIRRWLRT from the coding sequence GTGAACTTCGGACTCATCCTCAAGGAGGCCCTCGGCGGTCTCCGCCGCAATCTGTCGATGGTGATCTCGGTCATCCTCGTCACCTTCGTGTCGCTGACGTTCGTCGGCGCCGCGATCCTCATGCAGACGCAGATCAGCACCATGAAGGCGTTCTGGGGCGAGCGTGCCGAGGTCACGGTGTACCTGTGCTCGCCGCTGTCGACCACGGACGGATGCTCCGCCGGCGCCGCCTCCCAGGACCAGATCGACGCCGTCAAGGCGCAGCTGGAGGGAGACGCTCTCAAGCCGCTGATCAGCGAGCTGCGCTTCGAGACGAAGGAAGAGGCGTTCAAGGACTTCGTGGATCAGTTCGGCCAGGAGCAGGCCGACGTCTATGGCGTCGACGCGATGTCCGAGTCGTTCCGGGTGACTCTGAAGGACCCGTCGAAGTCCGACGTGATCACCGAGGCGGTCGGCGGCATGAGCGGTGTCGACGAGGTCAACGATCAGCGGAAGCTGCTCGACCCGCTTTTCTCGGCGCTCACCGTCGCGACGTACATCGCGGTCGGCATCGCCGTGCTGATGCTCATCGCCGCGGTGCTGCTGATCGCCACCACGATCCGGTTGTCCGCCTACGCGCGGCGCAAGGAGATCGGGATCATGCGTCTGGTCGGCGCCTCCAACCGGGCCATTCAGACGCCGTTCGTGCTCGAGGGCGTGTTCTCGGCGTTCATCGGCTCGGTGCTCGCCGGCATCGCCGTGCTCGCGGGGGTGAAGTTCGGTGTCGAGGGATATCTCGCGGAGCGGGTGCCGTTCATGCGACCCCTGGTGGACATGCAGGACGCGATCTTCGTCGTCCCCGTGCTCATCGGCATCGGCGTGCTGCTGGCGGCGCTGTCGGCCGGGTTCGCGATCCGGCGCTGGCTGCGCACCTGA
- the smpB gene encoding SsrA-binding protein SmpB: MPRERGEKVIATNRRARHDYNLEKSYEAGLVLTGTEVKSLRQGRANLTDGYAFIKGGEAYLDAVHIPEYSQGHWTNHSAKRIRKLLLHREEIAKLEHAVSAGGYTLIPLRLYFSDGRAKVEIALAKGKREFDKRQTLRERQDNREAERAMRMRNRMGE; encoded by the coding sequence ATGCCCAGGGAACGCGGTGAGAAGGTCATCGCGACCAACCGTCGCGCACGCCACGACTACAACCTCGAGAAGTCGTATGAGGCGGGCCTCGTGCTCACCGGCACAGAGGTGAAGTCGCTGCGCCAGGGGCGCGCGAACCTCACCGACGGCTACGCGTTCATCAAGGGCGGTGAGGCGTACCTCGATGCCGTGCACATCCCCGAGTACTCGCAGGGGCACTGGACGAACCACTCGGCCAAGCGCATCCGGAAGCTGCTGCTGCATCGCGAGGAGATCGCCAAGCTCGAGCATGCCGTGTCCGCCGGCGGGTACACGCTCATCCCGCTGCGGCTGTACTTCTCGGACGGGCGTGCCAAGGTCGAGATCGCTCTGGCGAAGGGCAAGCGCGAGTTCGACAAGCGGCAGACCCTGCGCGAGCGGCAGGACAACCGCGAGGCCGAGCGGGCGATGCGCATGCGCAACCGGATGGGCGAGTAG
- a CDS encoding prolyl oligopeptidase family serine peptidase, whose protein sequence is MASPYGTWPSPFDAASMAAATPRIDGARFVGDEIWWGESVPAEGGRITVRSSTGAEILPAPWNARSRVHEYGGGAWTADAAGILFFVDGGDQRVYRTLRGGEPEPLTAPGPQYGGLSVQQGRLLAVREDLRSEQHRRAIVEIPADGSAADDESAVRVFVSTSGFVAHPALSPDGTRIAWVQWNTVRMPWEQCLLHVAAVGTDDLATIGTSTALQPEWVSDHELLFLDDPSGRWNLERVELDGLHVVSRRAFPSDADTGGGLWVLGNRWYRPLDDGRIAAVRTNGADELVLIEPDGTSTHLSLPVTSEASIDDAAGGRILVSGAGATVDRGLWVLDTLTGQAFAVRGGVPIDRNWVAVPRPVTFDGPHGPVHAFDYPPTNPSAAAPDGELPPYIVMVHGGPTAHVGGAASTAYTYWTSRGIGVLDVNYGGSTGYGRAYRERLNGQWGVADVDDVIAAARGLAASGASDPDRIAIRGGSAGGWTVLCALVRGGAFGAGISRYGVADLRMLASDTHDFEKNYLTGLVGPLPEAEQTYIERSPLTHPDRIYVPVLLLQGADDKVVPPNQSEAIRDALAARGIPHEYVLFPGEGHGFRRAENIIAAFEAELAFLGRTFGFTPN, encoded by the coding sequence ATGGCATCCCCGTACGGCACCTGGCCCTCCCCCTTCGACGCCGCGAGCATGGCCGCCGCGACACCCCGGATCGACGGCGCCCGATTCGTCGGCGACGAGATCTGGTGGGGTGAGTCCGTCCCCGCGGAAGGGGGCCGCATCACCGTGCGCAGCTCGACCGGCGCCGAGATCCTGCCCGCTCCGTGGAACGCCCGCTCCCGCGTGCACGAGTACGGCGGCGGCGCGTGGACGGCGGATGCGGCGGGGATCCTGTTCTTCGTCGACGGCGGCGATCAGCGCGTGTACCGGACGCTGCGGGGCGGTGAGCCCGAGCCGCTCACGGCGCCGGGGCCCCAGTACGGCGGCCTGTCGGTGCAGCAGGGGCGTCTGCTCGCGGTGCGCGAGGACCTGCGGTCCGAGCAGCACCGCCGCGCGATCGTGGAGATCCCCGCCGACGGCTCAGCAGCCGACGACGAGTCGGCCGTGCGCGTGTTCGTCTCGACCAGCGGCTTCGTCGCGCATCCGGCCCTCTCCCCCGACGGCACCCGCATCGCGTGGGTGCAGTGGAACACGGTCCGGATGCCGTGGGAGCAGTGTCTCCTGCACGTCGCGGCCGTCGGCACCGACGACCTCGCCACGATCGGCACGAGCACCGCCCTGCAGCCGGAATGGGTGTCTGATCACGAGCTGCTGTTCCTGGACGACCCGTCCGGGCGCTGGAACCTGGAGCGCGTCGAGCTGGACGGACTGCACGTCGTCTCCCGTCGGGCCTTCCCGTCCGACGCCGACACCGGCGGCGGGCTGTGGGTGCTCGGCAACCGCTGGTACCGGCCTCTGGACGACGGTCGGATCGCGGCCGTGCGCACGAACGGCGCGGACGAGCTCGTCCTGATCGAGCCGGACGGCACGAGCACGCACCTGTCCCTCCCCGTCACGAGCGAAGCGAGCATCGACGACGCCGCGGGTGGACGCATCCTGGTCTCAGGGGCCGGAGCGACGGTCGATCGCGGTCTGTGGGTGCTGGACACCCTGACCGGTCAGGCGTTCGCGGTGCGGGGCGGCGTCCCGATCGATCGGAACTGGGTGGCGGTGCCACGACCGGTGACCTTCGACGGACCGCACGGGCCCGTGCACGCGTTCGACTACCCGCCGACGAACCCCTCAGCCGCAGCCCCGGACGGCGAGCTGCCGCCGTACATCGTCATGGTGCACGGCGGCCCGACCGCGCACGTCGGCGGAGCGGCATCCACCGCCTACACGTACTGGACCAGCCGCGGCATCGGCGTGCTCGACGTGAACTACGGCGGATCCACGGGCTACGGCCGCGCCTACCGCGAACGCCTGAACGGCCAGTGGGGCGTGGCCGACGTGGACGACGTGATCGCGGCCGCACGCGGCCTCGCGGCCTCCGGCGCCTCGGACCCCGACCGCATCGCCATCCGCGGCGGCTCGGCGGGCGGCTGGACCGTGCTCTGCGCGCTCGTGCGCGGGGGCGCCTTCGGCGCCGGGATCAGCAGGTACGGCGTCGCGGACCTGCGGATGCTGGCATCGGACACCCACGACTTCGAGAAGAACTACCTCACCGGGCTGGTGGGCCCGCTTCCAGAGGCGGAGCAGACGTACATCGAGCGGTCGCCGCTCACGCATCCCGACCGGATCTACGTTCCCGTGCTGCTGCTGCAGGGCGCGGACGACAAGGTCGTGCCGCCGAACCAGTCCGAGGCGATCCGCGATGCCCTCGCCGCACGCGGCATCCCGCACGAGTACGTGCTGTTCCCCGGTGAGGGGCACGGCTTCCGGCGTGCCGAGAACATCATCGCCGCATTCGAGGCAGAGCTGGCCTTCCTGGGCCGGACGTTCGGATTCACCCCGAACTGA
- a CDS encoding methylenetetrahydrofolate reductase, whose protein sequence is MPRVPFSFELYPPRTSTGADALHETIQRLAAAGPDFVSVTYGAGGSTGGRSLEVLRYIRENTDVEPLAHLTCVGNTYAGATRLIREFLDAGILSFLALRGDPPAGHTEGEPFLGDLETSAQLVQLIDRVQAERAPYEESPVPGFPGTARVAPRRKASIAVAAFPNGHPRSAYSTQHVEALLAKQAAGATFAITQLFFHPDDYLVFVERARRAGVTIPILPGIMPITSPTRLARVLELTGEELPGELVIALEVEPTAEGRRQIGIEWAARLAAEVVAGGAPGVHLYAFNQHDTVLDVLAAADILPQFQTSSTPTQ, encoded by the coding sequence GTGCCCCGTGTGCCGTTCTCCTTCGAGCTGTATCCGCCGCGCACGTCGACGGGCGCCGATGCGCTGCACGAGACGATCCAGCGACTCGCCGCGGCGGGCCCCGATTTCGTGTCGGTCACCTACGGTGCCGGCGGGTCGACCGGGGGCCGGTCGCTCGAGGTGCTGCGCTACATCCGCGAGAACACCGATGTCGAGCCGCTCGCGCACCTCACCTGTGTGGGGAACACCTACGCCGGCGCGACACGTCTCATCCGGGAGTTCCTGGATGCCGGCATCCTCAGCTTCCTGGCGCTCCGCGGCGATCCGCCCGCGGGGCACACCGAGGGCGAGCCGTTCCTGGGCGATCTGGAGACCTCGGCGCAGCTCGTGCAGCTGATCGATCGGGTGCAGGCGGAGCGCGCGCCGTACGAGGAGTCGCCGGTCCCCGGCTTCCCCGGCACCGCCAGAGTCGCCCCGCGGCGGAAGGCGAGCATCGCCGTGGCGGCGTTCCCGAACGGGCATCCGCGCTCGGCCTACAGCACACAGCATGTCGAGGCCCTGCTGGCCAAGCAGGCCGCGGGTGCCACGTTCGCGATCACCCAGCTGTTCTTCCACCCCGACGACTACCTCGTCTTCGTCGAGCGGGCCCGCCGCGCAGGCGTGACCATCCCGATCCTGCCCGGCATCATGCCGATCACCTCGCCCACGCGCCTGGCACGGGTGCTCGAGCTCACCGGTGAGGAGCTCCCCGGTGAGCTCGTCATCGCGCTCGAGGTCGAGCCGACCGCCGAGGGACGCCGGCAGATCGGCATCGAGTGGGCCGCGCGCCTGGCCGCCGAGGTCGTGGCCGGCGGAGCGCCCGGCGTGCACCTGTATGCGTTCAACCAGCACGACACCGTGCTCGACGTCCTGGCCGCGGCGGACATCCTGCCGCAGTTCCAGACGTCGTCCACCCCGACACAGTAA